The nucleotide window CAAGAGCGTCGAGACCACCAACGCGCACGGCCTGCTCAAGGCCGAGCTGCGGCTGCTGGGCAGCCTGCTGCTGCGGTGCGCCGACGAGGCGCGCGTGCCGGGCGGCGCGGCGCTGGCCGTTGACCGGGCCGTGTTCGCGGGCCGCGCGACGGAGCTGGTGGGCGGACACCCCAACGTGCGGGTCGTGCGGGAGGAAGCCACCGACCTGCCGGCCCCCGGGATCGTCGCCACGGGGCCGCTGACGTCGGACCGGCTCGCGGCGCGCATTGCCGAGCGGCTCGGCACCGGGGCCCTGGCGTTCTACGACGCGATCGCGCCGATCGTCGCGGACGATTCGCTCGACCACGGCCGGCTGTTCGCCGCCTCCCGCTACGGCAAGGGCGGGGGCGACGACTATCTCAACGCCGCGCTCTCCGAAGCCGAGTACGGGGAGTTCATCGCCGCGCTGACGGCGGCGGACCGCTACCAGGCCCACGAGTTCGACGGCGTGCCCTATTTCGAGGGGTGCCTGCCCGTGGAGGAGATGGCCGGGCGCGGCCGGGAGGCGCTGCGTTTCGGGCCGATGAAGCCGGTCGGGCTCGCCGATCCCGCCAGCGGCCGCAGGCCGCACGCCGTGGTGCAGCTGCGTCGTGAGGACCGGGCCGGCCAGATGTGGAACCTGGTGGGGTTCCAGACCCGGCTCCGGACCGGGGAGCAGCGGCGGGTGTTCCGCCTGATTCCGGGGCTGGGCGCGGCGGAGTTCCTGCGCTACGGGTCGATCCATCGCAACAGCTACCTCAACACGCCGGCGTGTCTCGCGCCGCACCTCGCGCTCAGGGATGCGCCGGCGACGCTGTTCGCCGGGCAGCTGACCGGCATCGAGGGGTACACCGAGTCGCTGGGCACCGGGCTGCTGGCGGGGATCAACCTGGCGCGCCTGCTCCGCGGGGCGGAGCCGCTGATCCCGCCGCCCGAGACCATGCTCGGCGCGCTGCTGGCGTATCTGCGGGACGCCGATCCCGGGGCCTTCCAGCCGATGAACGCCAACTTCGGACTGCTGCCTCCGCTCGCGGCCGCGCCGCGCGACCGGGCCGTCAAGAAGCAGCTGCTCGTCGAGCGGGCCCTGGCGGCGATGCGCATCTTCGTCGGGAGCGTCGATGAAGCCTGAGGCTGCCGACTTCCTGCGCTGGCTGGAGTCGGAGCGCAACGACTCGCCCAACACCGTGAAGGCGTACGGGCGGGACATCGCGGCGTTCTCGGGCTTCCTCGACCAGTACTACGGCGGCGAGAGCTGGACGTGGGCGGGCGTGGACCGGCTGTCGATCCGCGGGTTCCTCGCCGACGCCGCGCGGCGCGGATGGTCGAAGCGCACGATGGCGCGGGCGCTGTCGGCGGTCAGGGCGTTCTACCGGTTCCTGAACCTGCACCACGGGGTGGAGGTGAATCCGGCCAAGGCCGCCAGCACGCCGAAGCTGGAGAAGCGGCTGCCCGGCTATCTCGACCGGAAGGCGGTCGACCGCCTGTTCGCGCTGGCGGAGTCCCGCAGCGCCGAGAACACCTTCCGCTCGACGCGCGACCGCGCCATCGTGGAGTTGTTCTATTCCACCGGCATGCGCCTCTCGGAGCTGGTGGGCCTCAACCTGGAGGACCTCGACCTGGTGTCGGACCAGGTGCGCGTCCGCGGCAAGGGCAGGAAGGAGCGCCTGCTGCCGGTGGGCCGGCCCGCCGTCGCCGCGCTGCGGCGCTACTACCTGCGGCGCGACGAGGCGCTGCGGGAGGTCGCGGGCGCCGGGCGTCGTGCGGTGGCTGGCGTCGCGCGGCCGGATCGTGCGGGTGGCGCGAAGCAAGCCGAGGTTCGCTCGGCGATCTCCTCCGGCGCGGTGTTCGTGGGCGAGCGGGGGCAGCGGCTGACGCCGCGCGCCGTCCAGCTGCTGGTGCGCCGCCTGCTGGACCTTGTGAGCGAGGGGCAGAAGATCACGACGCATTCGCTGAGGCACTCGTTCGCCACCCACCTGCTCGACGCGGGGGCGGACCTGAGGGCGGTGCAGGAGCTGCTGGGCCACGCCTCGCTGTCGACGACCCAGATCTACACCCACACCAGCGTCGAGCGGCTGAAGCACGTCTATCACCAGGCACACCCGAGAGCCTAGATGGACACGATACGCGCCACCACGATCCTCTGCGTCCGGAAGGACGGCCACGTCGCGATGGGCGGTGACGGCCAGGTCACCGTCGGCGAGACGGTGCTCAAGGCGCACGCCCAGAAGGTTCGCGTCCTCAAGGGCGGCAAGGCGCTCGCCGGCTTCGCCGGCGGGGCGGCCGACGCGCTGACCCTGTTCGAGAAGTTCGAGGAGAAGATGGAGCGGTACCCCGGCAACCTGGCGCGGGCGGCCGTCGAGCTGGCGAAGGACTGGCGCAGCGACCGGGTGCTGCGGCGGCTCGAGGCGCAGCTGGCCGTAGCCGACCGTGACAAGGGGCTGCTGGTCACCGGGAACGGCGACGTGATCGAGCCCGACGACGGCATCCTGGCCATCGGATCCGGCGGCAGCTACGCCCTGGCGGCGGCGCGGGCGCTCGTGGCGCACGCCCCGCTCACCGCCCGCGAGATCGTGACGCAGAGCCTCGAGATCGCAGCCGACATCTGCATCTTCACCAACCGCAACCTGTCCATTGTCGAGCTGGAGTAGGGCGGCGAC belongs to Gemmatimonadales bacterium and includes:
- the trmFO gene encoding methylenetetrahydrofolate--tRNA-(uracil(54)-C(5))-methyltransferase (FADH(2)-oxidizing) TrmFO; translation: MPEVRHGVRGRGDAGARSGDHAGPVLTATVVGGGLAGCEAAWALAERGVRVTLVEMRPVASTPAHRTDLLAELVCSNSFKSVETTNAHGLLKAELRLLGSLLLRCADEARVPGGAALAVDRAVFAGRATELVGGHPNVRVVREEATDLPAPGIVATGPLTSDRLAARIAERLGTGALAFYDAIAPIVADDSLDHGRLFAASRYGKGGGDDYLNAALSEAEYGEFIAALTAADRYQAHEFDGVPYFEGCLPVEEMAGRGREALRFGPMKPVGLADPASGRRPHAVVQLRREDRAGQMWNLVGFQTRLRTGEQRRVFRLIPGLGAAEFLRYGSIHRNSYLNTPACLAPHLALRDAPATLFAGQLTGIEGYTESLGTGLLAGINLARLLRGAEPLIPPPETMLGALLAYLRDADPGAFQPMNANFGLLPPLAAAPRDRAVKKQLLVERALAAMRIFVGSVDEA
- a CDS encoding tyrosine recombinase XerC, whose amino-acid sequence is MKPEAADFLRWLESERNDSPNTVKAYGRDIAAFSGFLDQYYGGESWTWAGVDRLSIRGFLADAARRGWSKRTMARALSAVRAFYRFLNLHHGVEVNPAKAASTPKLEKRLPGYLDRKAVDRLFALAESRSAENTFRSTRDRAIVELFYSTGMRLSELVGLNLEDLDLVSDQVRVRGKGRKERLLPVGRPAVAALRRYYLRRDEALREVAGAGRRAVAGVARPDRAGGAKQAEVRSAISSGAVFVGERGQRLTPRAVQLLVRRLLDLVSEGQKITTHSLRHSFATHLLDAGADLRAVQELLGHASLSTTQIYTHTSVERLKHVYHQAHPRA
- the hslV gene encoding ATP-dependent protease subunit HslV, producing the protein MDTIRATTILCVRKDGHVAMGGDGQVTVGETVLKAHAQKVRVLKGGKALAGFAGGAADALTLFEKFEEKMERYPGNLARAAVELAKDWRSDRVLRRLEAQLAVADRDKGLLVTGNGDVIEPDDGILAIGSGGSYALAAARALVAHAPLTAREIVTQSLEIAADICIFTNRNLSIVELE